A portion of the Edaphobacter bradus genome contains these proteins:
- a CDS encoding M16 family metallopeptidase translates to MRVRSKVAVVVTLAMALCCIAKAQDLASFEKRTAVKVLPNGLTLIVCERPEAPVFSFYTLVDAGSADDPQGDSGLAHMFEHMAFKGSTEIGTTDYPAEKVALAKVEVAYAAYDAEYRKRVGQDPAKLAQLKKAFEDAQAAAQEYVIPNQFSEIAEANGAVNINASTSEDSTQYFWSMPSNRLELWAYLESQRIARPVQREFYKERDVVQEERRMRIDSSPIGRMVEQFLATAYVAHPYGRSGVGWESELSQINATEAEAFHKKYYVPSNIVIAVVGDLKASETMPVLEKYFAPIPDGPKPEPMTTVEPPQFAERTVVIREATQPFYIEGYHRPDYRDPDDAVYDAITDVFSNGRTARLYRSLVRDQRIAATAEGFSGFPGYKYPGLFAFYAVPLPGHTPDEMRTAIHKELDRLKNEDVTDEELTRFKTRARADLLRGLGDNEGLAHQLAEYQTRFGDWRQLFRELDKIDAVTKSDIRRIANKVFVESNRTSAAIEFVAPQKPATSTGGAQ, encoded by the coding sequence GTGCGAGTTCGAAGTAAAGTTGCGGTTGTCGTCACACTCGCGATGGCTCTGTGCTGTATTGCAAAGGCACAGGACCTGGCGAGCTTTGAGAAGCGAACTGCGGTCAAAGTTCTGCCTAACGGCCTCACACTCATCGTCTGCGAGCGTCCCGAAGCTCCCGTCTTCAGCTTCTATACCCTGGTCGATGCAGGCTCAGCCGACGACCCGCAGGGCGACAGCGGACTCGCTCACATGTTCGAGCACATGGCCTTCAAGGGCTCCACCGAGATTGGCACCACCGATTACCCGGCCGAAAAGGTCGCGCTCGCCAAGGTTGAGGTCGCCTACGCCGCCTACGACGCCGAATACCGCAAGCGCGTCGGCCAGGACCCCGCAAAGCTCGCGCAGCTCAAGAAGGCGTTCGAAGACGCGCAGGCAGCCGCGCAGGAGTATGTCATCCCCAACCAGTTCTCCGAGATCGCCGAGGCAAACGGGGCCGTCAACATTAACGCCTCCACCAGCGAAGACTCTACCCAATATTTCTGGAGCATGCCCTCCAACCGCCTCGAGCTCTGGGCGTACCTCGAAAGCCAGCGCATTGCGCGTCCTGTCCAGCGTGAGTTCTATAAGGAGCGCGACGTCGTGCAGGAGGAGCGCCGCATGCGCATCGACTCCTCGCCCATCGGCCGCATGGTCGAGCAGTTCCTCGCCACCGCCTACGTTGCCCATCCCTACGGACGCAGCGGCGTCGGCTGGGAGAGCGAGCTCAGCCAGATCAACGCCACCGAAGCCGAGGCCTTCCACAAGAAGTACTACGTTCCCTCCAACATCGTCATCGCCGTCGTCGGCGACCTCAAAGCCTCCGAGACCATGCCAGTCCTCGAGAAGTACTTCGCTCCCATTCCCGACGGACCGAAGCCTGAGCCGATGACCACCGTTGAACCGCCACAGTTCGCTGAACGAACCGTTGTTATCCGCGAGGCCACGCAGCCCTTCTACATCGAGGGCTACCACCGCCCCGACTACCGTGACCCCGACGACGCCGTCTACGACGCCATCACCGACGTCTTCTCGAACGGCCGCACGGCCCGCCTCTACCGCTCGCTCGTCCGCGACCAGCGCATCGCCGCTACAGCCGAGGGCTTCAGCGGCTTCCCCGGCTACAAGTATCCCGGCCTCTTCGCCTTCTATGCCGTGCCCCTCCCCGGCCACACGCCTGACGAGATGCGCACAGCGATCCACAAAGAGCTTGACCGCCTGAAGAACGAGGACGTCACCGACGAAGAGCTCACTCGCTTCAAAACGCGCGCGCGCGCCGATCTGCTCCGCGGCCTGGGTGACAACGAAGGTCTCGCCCATCAACTGGCCGAGTACCAGACACGCTTCGGCGACTGGCGGCAGCTCTTCCGCGAGCTGGACAAAATCGATGCCGTCACCAAGTCCGACATCCGGCGGATAGCCAATAAAGTCTTCGTCGAGAGCAACCGCACCAGCGCGGCCATCGAGTTCGTCGCTCCGCAGAAGCCAGCCACCAGCACGGGAGGTGCTCAGTGA
- a CDS encoding EamA family transporter, translating into MTWVFWAFLSAIFAGATALLAKVGIAGIDSNLATAIRTTVIVLFTWAIALSLERHHGLAEIGRRSWLFLILSGVCTGLSWLCYFRALQLGPASSVAPIDKLSVVFVLLGAWLFLGERLTPVKIGGASLIVVGAVVLVFA; encoded by the coding sequence ATGACCTGGGTCTTCTGGGCGTTTCTCTCCGCGATCTTCGCCGGCGCGACAGCCCTCCTCGCTAAGGTAGGAATAGCAGGAATCGATTCCAACCTCGCGACCGCGATACGGACCACTGTGATCGTCCTCTTTACTTGGGCGATTGCACTTAGCCTGGAGAGGCACCACGGGCTGGCTGAGATCGGCCGTCGTAGCTGGCTGTTTCTCATCCTCTCAGGAGTCTGCACCGGACTCTCCTGGCTCTGCTACTTCCGTGCGCTGCAGCTTGGACCAGCCTCAAGCGTTGCTCCTATCGACAAGCTGAGCGTCGTCTTCGTGCTCCTCGGCGCCTGGCTCTTCCTCGGCGAACGGCTCACTCCGGTGAAGATCGGGGGCGCATCTCTGATCGTGGTCGGCGCAGTGGTTCTTGTATTCGCCTGA
- a CDS encoding class D sortase, with protein sequence MAVGLTLLAVYLGIRIHGELSSRLAVLAFQAAQSSAPAPEERSDGQTISGVDVSLWSEKRIAAFKQSLTQHFDPPKVLLRISKIHLEVPVFEGTDDLTLNRGVGRITGTARVGMNGNIGIAGHRDGFFRGLKDIQTGDTVDLVMPDRTEKFAVDKIQIVDPNNVSVLQSGPISSLTLVTCYPFYFIGSAPRRYIVHASLIGSEPSGIGTGKQFISISSSDSHQERTE encoded by the coding sequence TTGGCGGTAGGCCTTACCCTACTCGCTGTTTACCTCGGTATCCGAATCCATGGTGAACTGTCGTCCCGTCTGGCCGTTCTGGCTTTCCAGGCAGCACAGAGTTCAGCGCCTGCGCCGGAAGAGAGGTCGGATGGGCAAACCATCTCCGGGGTAGACGTTAGCCTCTGGTCGGAAAAGAGAATCGCGGCATTTAAACAGAGCTTAACTCAGCACTTTGATCCGCCCAAGGTGCTGCTGCGCATCTCGAAGATCCATCTTGAGGTACCAGTTTTTGAGGGAACTGACGATTTGACGTTGAACCGCGGCGTGGGACGGATCACAGGTACCGCTCGCGTGGGAATGAATGGAAACATCGGCATCGCCGGCCACAGGGATGGTTTCTTCCGGGGATTGAAGGACATCCAGACTGGGGACACGGTGGATTTGGTCATGCCAGACAGAACAGAAAAATTTGCAGTCGACAAGATTCAGATAGTCGATCCAAACAATGTGAGTGTACTGCAATCCGGCCCCATATCTTCATTGACTCTTGTTACCTGTTATCCCTTCTATTTCATCGGCAGTGCCCCCCGGCGGTATATCGTTCACGCGTCTCTTATCGGCTCTGAGCCGTCAGGCATCGGAACCGGCAAGCAATTTATTTCTATATCCAGCAGTGACAGCCATCAGGAGAGGACAGAATGA
- the glmU gene encoding bifunctional UDP-N-acetylglucosamine diphosphorylase/glucosamine-1-phosphate N-acetyltransferase GlmU, which yields MNTKGFAIAIMAAGKGTRLKSKRPKVLHEIGGQALLLHVIAAAKTLVPADQIYCIIGHEADRVKATVESTGIRFVLQEEQLGTGHALQMVKAYFALSGEPVPQNLLVLSGDVPLIKPETIASIAQLHLAERAAMTILTAVPKDPNGYGRVLRRTPDGPEVTAIVEQKSLKPDQLSAPEINSGIYCFETSALFSKLDLLSTDNAHREFYLTDVAAMLVADGRRVVAVKAQSVDEVLGANTIAEMMHLDAAMRLETASRLMASGVTIFRPETCIIDAQVTVEPDTIIEPFVQLLGATKIGSDCRIRSYSVIQNSVVADNVTIRNGCILDGAEVSNGAILGPYSHLRPESRIGEGAHIGNFVETKKVTIGKGSKANHLNYLGDAVIGAGTNIGAGAITCNYDGVHKHQTTIGDGVFVGSDSTLVAPVTLASGSYIAAGSCITEDVPEGALALGRSRQTTKPGWVATKKAKQEAKKAVEETQR from the coding sequence ATGAACACCAAAGGATTCGCCATCGCCATCATGGCCGCCGGCAAAGGCACGCGGCTCAAGAGCAAGAGGCCCAAGGTTCTCCATGAGATTGGAGGCCAGGCACTTCTGCTCCACGTCATCGCCGCCGCCAAGACGCTCGTGCCCGCCGATCAGATCTACTGCATCATCGGCCACGAGGCCGACCGCGTGAAAGCGACCGTCGAATCCACCGGAATCCGCTTCGTCCTTCAGGAGGAGCAGCTAGGAACCGGTCACGCCCTCCAGATGGTCAAGGCATACTTCGCGCTCTCAGGAGAGCCCGTCCCGCAGAACCTGCTCGTCCTCTCCGGCGATGTGCCGCTCATCAAGCCCGAGACCATCGCCTCCATCGCTCAGCTTCACCTCGCCGAACGCGCGGCGATGACCATCCTCACCGCCGTCCCCAAAGATCCCAATGGCTATGGCCGTGTCCTGCGCCGCACGCCCGACGGCCCCGAGGTCACCGCCATCGTCGAGCAGAAATCGCTTAAGCCCGACCAACTCAGCGCCCCCGAGATCAACTCCGGGATCTACTGCTTCGAGACCTCCGCGCTATTCTCCAAGCTCGACCTGCTCTCCACCGACAACGCCCACCGCGAGTTCTACCTTACAGACGTCGCCGCCATGCTCGTCGCCGACGGCCGCCGCGTCGTCGCAGTCAAAGCGCAAAGCGTCGACGAGGTTCTCGGAGCCAACACCATCGCCGAGATGATGCACCTCGACGCCGCCATGCGCCTCGAAACCGCCAGCCGCCTCATGGCCTCCGGCGTCACTATCTTTCGCCCCGAGACCTGCATCATCGATGCCCAGGTCACCGTGGAACCCGACACCATCATCGAGCCCTTCGTCCAACTTCTCGGTGCCACAAAGATCGGCTCCGACTGCCGCATCCGCTCCTACTCCGTCATCCAGAACTCAGTCGTCGCCGACAACGTGACGATCCGCAACGGCTGCATTCTCGATGGAGCCGAGGTCTCCAACGGAGCCATACTCGGCCCCTACTCGCACCTCCGCCCCGAGAGCCGCATCGGCGAAGGCGCACACATCGGCAACTTCGTCGAGACCAAGAAGGTCACCATCGGCAAAGGCTCCAAGGCCAACCACCTCAACTACCTCGGCGACGCCGTCATCGGCGCCGGAACCAACATCGGTGCCGGAGCCATCACCTGCAACTACGACGGCGTGCACAAGCACCAGACCACCATCGGCGACGGTGTCTTCGTGGGCTCCGACTCCACGCTTGTCGCCCCGGTGACACTAGCCAGCGGTTCCTACATAGCCGCCGGAAGCTGCATCACCGAAGACGTTCCCGAAGGCGCACTCGCCTTAGGCCGCAGCCGCCAGACCACCAAGCCTGGATGGGTCGCGACAAAAAAGGCAAAGCAGGAAGCTAAAAAGGCTGTTGAGGAGACGCAGAGGTAA
- a CDS encoding M16 family metallopeptidase, which produces MKRSSIQVIALLSATVAGPMAVAQATATPTAPVPTHSAAQAQPWKKIPIPPLHAFKPQQPKRIVLSNGLVLFLQEDHELPFINGSILIRGGSRDEPASKIGLVNLYGQTWRTSGTATIGGDKLDDQLEDKAAHIETSGSVASTSVTWSSLKGDFDSVFSSTMDLLLHPAFKADKLSLAKRQMDTGIARRNDDASGIAIREAIKLVYGPTSPYARQAEYATVGAVTLDDLKAWHDRTVVPNNMIVSVSGDFDSRAMEARLRTAFEALPRGEAFQSEKFTFTDPKPGVNFVEKDDVNQSNVLIVGLGTERSNPDFYALSVMNEVFSGGFGSRVVQNVRTKLGLAYEVSGSFGASYDHPGIFYVIAATKSVSTVAAAKAMMEEVDRLKTIPPTPGELAKAKDQLLNSFIFRYDSPDKILGEQVTLDFYGYPPDFLEKYKTGIEKVTAADVSRVANKYVNQSKLGIVVVGNEGEITPKLDALGKVTTLDVTIPPPPGKQGD; this is translated from the coding sequence GTGAAGCGTTCTTCAATTCAAGTTATCGCGCTGCTGAGCGCAACTGTCGCAGGCCCCATGGCTGTCGCGCAGGCAACAGCCACGCCCACAGCGCCTGTGCCCACTCACTCCGCTGCGCAGGCACAACCGTGGAAGAAAATCCCCATCCCGCCGCTGCACGCCTTCAAACCCCAGCAGCCAAAACGCATCGTGCTCTCCAACGGACTCGTCCTCTTCCTCCAGGAAGACCACGAACTCCCCTTTATCAACGGGAGCATCCTTATCCGCGGAGGCAGCCGCGACGAGCCCGCCTCCAAGATCGGCCTCGTCAACCTCTACGGCCAGACCTGGCGCACCAGCGGAACGGCAACCATCGGCGGCGACAAGCTCGACGATCAGCTTGAGGACAAGGCCGCGCACATTGAGACCAGCGGCAGCGTCGCCTCCACCTCCGTCACCTGGTCCAGCCTCAAAGGCGACTTCGACTCTGTCTTCTCCTCCACGATGGATCTTCTTCTCCATCCTGCCTTCAAGGCCGACAAGCTCAGCCTGGCCAAGCGCCAGATGGACACCGGCATCGCACGACGCAATGACGACGCCAGCGGCATTGCTATCCGCGAAGCCATCAAACTCGTCTACGGCCCCACCAGCCCTTACGCCCGGCAGGCCGAGTACGCCACCGTCGGTGCCGTCACTCTCGACGACCTCAAGGCATGGCACGACCGCACCGTCGTCCCCAACAACATGATCGTCTCTGTCTCCGGCGACTTTGACTCCCGCGCCATGGAGGCCAGGCTTCGCACGGCCTTTGAGGCTCTTCCACGCGGCGAGGCCTTTCAGTCCGAAAAGTTCACCTTCACCGATCCCAAGCCTGGCGTCAACTTTGTGGAAAAGGATGACGTCAATCAGTCCAACGTCCTTATCGTCGGCCTCGGCACAGAGCGCAGCAATCCTGATTTCTACGCCCTCAGCGTCATGAACGAGGTCTTCTCCGGAGGCTTCGGTTCACGCGTCGTGCAGAACGTCCGTACCAAACTCGGCCTCGCCTATGAGGTTAGCGGCAGCTTCGGGGCCTCTTACGATCACCCCGGCATCTTCTACGTCATCGCCGCCACCAAGAGCGTCAGCACAGTCGCGGCAGCCAAGGCCATGATGGAAGAAGTCGACCGCCTCAAGACCATCCCGCCCACGCCGGGCGAGCTAGCAAAAGCGAAGGATCAACTCCTCAACTCCTTCATCTTCCGTTACGACTCACCCGACAAGATTCTTGGTGAGCAGGTCACGCTCGACTTCTACGGCTACCCACCCGATTTTCTCGAGAAGTACAAGACCGGCATCGAAAAGGTCACCGCCGCCGACGTCTCGCGCGTAGCCAACAAGTACGTCAATCAATCAAAGCTCGGAATCGTCGTAGTCGGCAACGAAGGAGAAATCACTCCCAAACTCGATGCCCTGGGTAAGGTAACGACTCTCGACGTCACCATCCCGCCGCCACCCGGCAAACAGGGAGACTAA
- a CDS encoding peroxiredoxin family protein — protein MNFKFLTREESRVCVQIKIENLRQRGPWAINRSLIVLLFVFAATMFKPSLLAAKTPDVGGTAPDFTLSTPEGRAIRLSELTANGKVVLVVLRGYPGYQCPYCQRQAHDFQVNAGRFAENNTQVLLVYPGPPAELGERAKEFQAKQGELPANFHLVIDPDYKFTNQYGLRWDAPHETSYPSTFVIDSHGVILYRKVSHAHGDRTTADDVLAEVVKEK, from the coding sequence GTGAATTTCAAGTTCCTCACAAGGGAAGAATCGAGAGTGTGTGTGCAGATAAAGATAGAGAATCTACGGCAGCGCGGGCCCTGGGCTATCAATCGAAGTCTTATTGTGCTGCTATTTGTATTTGCAGCAACGATGTTTAAACCCAGTTTGCTTGCGGCCAAGACTCCCGATGTCGGAGGTACAGCGCCGGATTTTACTTTGTCTACGCCGGAAGGGCGGGCAATTCGTCTCTCAGAACTTACTGCAAACGGCAAGGTTGTTCTGGTGGTCCTTCGAGGCTACCCTGGCTATCAATGCCCATACTGCCAGCGTCAGGCACATGACTTTCAAGTGAATGCCGGGCGGTTCGCTGAGAACAATACGCAGGTTCTGCTGGTCTATCCGGGGCCGCCTGCTGAACTGGGTGAGCGAGCAAAAGAGTTCCAAGCTAAGCAGGGCGAACTTCCCGCCAACTTCCATCTGGTGATCGATCCCGACTACAAGTTCACCAATCAATATGGTCTGCGATGGGACGCACCGCACGAGACTTCCTATCCTTCTACCTTCGTCATCGATTCACACGGCGTGATTCTGTACCGAAAGGTCAGCCACGCTCATGGAGATCGTACGACCGCGGACGATGTTCTTGCGGAAGTAGTCAAGGAAAAGTGA
- a CDS encoding 4a-hydroxytetrahydrobiopterin dehydratase — translation MPPLTQPEIDSLLKSQPGWKYEGGKLVRDWTFPDFVAAITFVNRVAEMAEAAGHHPDIDIRYNNVRLGLVSHDAGGITSRDAAMASQLDTKFPLS, via the coding sequence ATGCCACCGCTGACCCAGCCCGAGATCGATAGCCTTTTGAAATCGCAACCCGGATGGAAGTACGAGGGAGGCAAGCTTGTTCGTGACTGGACCTTCCCCGACTTTGTCGCCGCCATAACCTTCGTCAACCGGGTGGCCGAAATGGCGGAGGCCGCTGGCCATCACCCCGACATCGACATCCGCTACAACAACGTCCGTCTAGGCCTTGTCTCCCATGACGCCGGTGGAATCACGAGCCGCGATGCCGCCATGGCCTCTCAGCTCGATACGAAATTCCCCCTTTCCTAG
- a CDS encoding lipid-binding SYLF domain-containing protein, with product MTLPAVAQNKIDDRLGDSAEVLKQILLKPDEIPQVFLDRSVCVLVFPSVKKIAVGIGGTYGRGVIVCRTGTDMTGPWSAPAMYKIDVGSLGVQLGSSSTDYVLLVETKTGAEKVLSGKMKLGADASAVAGPTGAKAVGANDPKVDVLTYSRAKGLFAGASLGSASLDTDDDANKNVYGKDITANQIVREGGVTTTPAGKPLVNVLEKHSPKHKG from the coding sequence ATGACCCTGCCAGCAGTTGCTCAAAACAAGATCGACGATCGCTTGGGTGACTCGGCCGAAGTTCTGAAACAAATCCTCCTTAAGCCAGACGAAATTCCTCAGGTCTTTCTCGACAGATCGGTCTGCGTCCTCGTCTTCCCCTCCGTCAAGAAGATCGCAGTAGGCATTGGCGGGACTTACGGCCGCGGAGTGATTGTCTGCCGGACCGGAACAGACATGACCGGCCCCTGGTCCGCACCTGCAATGTACAAGATCGACGTCGGCAGTCTTGGGGTGCAGCTCGGCAGCTCTTCCACCGACTACGTATTGCTCGTCGAAACCAAGACCGGCGCAGAAAAGGTCCTCTCCGGCAAGATGAAGCTTGGTGCTGACGCAAGTGCCGTTGCCGGCCCTACTGGCGCTAAGGCAGTGGGCGCCAACGACCCCAAAGTCGATGTCCTCACCTACTCAAGGGCCAAGGGACTGTTCGCCGGCGCGTCCTTGGGCAGTGCATCGCTCGACACCGATGACGACGCGAACAAGAACGTCTATGGCAAAGACATCACAGCAAATCAGATCGTCCGCGAGGGCGGAGTCACCACGACACCCGCCGGAAAACCCCTGGTGAATGTCCTCGAGAAGCATTCGCCGAAGCACAAAGGCTGA
- a CDS encoding CYCXC family (seleno)protein — MKRLLGCVALGLVTVVASGQWTNPANDVPAYHTAPPKKQLPAILSGEQLTGEYFSHPYQVTAYKMAANIPDVLYQEPCYCHCDRALGHNSLHSCFEGTHGAACSTCMREVVYAYQQTKKGQTSAQIRAGIERGEWQMVDLTAAAL; from the coding sequence ATGAAGCGCCTTCTGGGATGCGTTGCGTTGGGATTGGTCACCGTGGTGGCCTCAGGCCAGTGGACGAATCCGGCAAACGATGTGCCTGCCTACCACACTGCTCCCCCCAAAAAGCAACTGCCCGCGATTCTAAGCGGCGAACAGCTTACCGGGGAATACTTCTCCCACCCCTACCAGGTCACGGCATACAAGATGGCGGCTAATATCCCTGACGTTCTCTATCAGGAGCCATGCTACTGCCACTGCGATCGTGCCTTGGGACACAACAGCCTGCACAGTTGCTTCGAAGGCACCCACGGAGCCGCCTGCTCTACCTGCATGCGCGAAGTCGTATATGCGTACCAGCAGACGAAGAAAGGCCAGACCTCAGCACAGATTCGAGCCGGCATCGAGCGCGGCGAGTGGCAGATGGTCGACCTGACTGCCGCCGCCCTCTAA
- a CDS encoding HD-GYP domain-containing protein, whose protein sequence is MSQERILVVDDEPAVRSIIAAMLQRSGYSPVLANGAEEALIRLREDPAYDLVLSDIMMPGIDGISLLDRISADHPGTPVILITAVHDIHVATNAFRRGAVDYLLKPFERAQLESVVFRAIEHGRLRQQHNAYRQNLEDAVSARTAQLRAAMHELERSYDITLEAMGDALDLRDEETEGHSRRVTAYTIALARALGVNSDHLSIIARGAFLHDIGKIATPDAILHKPGRLTAAEMAIMREHCRSGYEMVSKIPFLRDSAEIVYSHQERFDGTGYPRGLRGSEIPLGARIFAIADTLDAMTSDRPYRKGTTFAAAQQEIARCSGTQFDPAIVEVFLRVPPESWAELRGEVDKASVSALPTLIRPTVAHAKPFGLASLTPEALKGAAHATADPARDR, encoded by the coding sequence ATGTCACAAGAACGAATCCTGGTAGTCGACGACGAGCCCGCCGTTCGCAGCATCATTGCGGCCATGCTCCAGCGCAGCGGCTACTCCCCCGTGCTCGCCAATGGCGCCGAAGAGGCCCTGATCCGTCTGCGCGAAGACCCAGCCTACGACCTCGTTCTATCCGACATCATGATGCCCGGCATCGACGGCATCTCACTCCTGGACCGCATCTCCGCCGATCACCCCGGCACTCCCGTCATCCTCATCACCGCTGTACACGACATCCACGTGGCCACTAACGCCTTCCGCCGTGGCGCAGTCGACTACCTGCTAAAACCCTTCGAACGTGCTCAGCTTGAGAGCGTCGTCTTTCGCGCAATCGAGCATGGCCGCTTGCGCCAGCAGCACAACGCCTATCGCCAGAACCTCGAAGACGCCGTCTCCGCTCGTACCGCTCAGCTTCGCGCAGCCATGCACGAGCTGGAGCGCAGCTACGATATCACCCTTGAGGCCATGGGCGACGCCCTCGACCTCCGCGACGAGGAGACCGAGGGCCACTCCCGCCGCGTTACAGCGTACACAATCGCCCTGGCCCGCGCCCTTGGGGTCAATTCCGATCATCTCAGCATCATCGCCCGAGGCGCCTTCCTGCACGACATCGGCAAGATCGCCACACCCGACGCTATCCTCCACAAGCCCGGCCGCCTCACCGCCGCTGAGATGGCCATCATGCGCGAGCACTGCCGCAGCGGCTACGAGATGGTGAGCAAGATTCCCTTTCTCCGCGACTCCGCCGAGATCGTCTACTCTCACCAGGAGCGCTTTGATGGCACCGGCTACCCTCGGGGGCTCCGTGGCTCCGAGATCCCCCTTGGCGCGCGCATCTTCGCCATCGCCGACACGCTTGACGCCATGACCTCCGACCGCCCCTATCGTAAGGGCACCACCTTCGCAGCGGCCCAGCAGGAGATCGCCCGCTGCTCTGGAACCCAGTTCGACCCCGCAATCGTCGAGGTCTTCCTTCGGGTGCCGCCCGAATCCTGGGCTGAGCTCCGTGGCGAGGTTGACAAAGCCTCAGTCTCCGCCCTGCCCACTCTGATCCGACCCACAGTTGCGCACGCCAAACCCTTCGGTCTAGCATCACTTACGCCGGAAGCACTGAAGGGAGCCGCCCATGCCACCGCTGACCCAGCCCGAGATCGATAG
- a CDS encoding DUF2252 family protein has protein sequence MGKGDIFDKAIAAFSVAYVDQTERDYETLKSAARKGKLEVLIERDLAA, from the coding sequence CTGGGCAAAGGCGACATTTTCGATAAAGCTATTGCGGCCTTCTCAGTCGCCTATGTCGATCAAACGGAACGCGATTATGAAACTCTCAAGAGTGCAGCACGCAAGGGGAAGCTGGAAGTCCTGATTGAGCGGGATTTAGCAGCGTGA